The window GGGCTCGCTAAACAACCCGTCTTcacccagggggagattgataaaatggatcaattgggtgcccggctagatactaacgggaagtggacggttcctgatgggagacaagtactgaacaaacagatcacccggggtattctgcaccgattacaccatcagacccactggagggtgcaagccatgtgtgacacgatcctgagagactatgtatgcaggGGGATATACACGTTAGCCCAACAAGAAAtagtcggatgccccacttgccAGCGTATTAACAagaaagccatgcgttctatACCAGCTggtggtcagcccctcgcaattaggccatttcagaggatctaagtcgactttacagaattacccccagtacagagatggaaatatctgctagtaatagtagaccatttcactcactgggtagaggctttcccaactgccaaagccgatgcaccaaccgtggcccgactgttgttagagaacataatcccgagatatggcataatggaatctatcgactccgactgcgggacacattttatttctaagctacaccatttgatctgtactgccctgggtatccaatggaaattccatgcaccctggcatcctcagagttcgggtcgggttgagagaatgaatggcacactcaagacccaattgactaagctggtgttagaaactaagttaccttggccgaagtgccttcccattgccctattgaggatacgtacggcacctcgccgggatgtcggggtttccccctatgaaatgctgttcggattaccatattggagtaaggttgatgggtgtcccactctacaagggggagatgtatttgtcagaaactatttactggccttatcccgttcttttgcagaactccggaggaagggtctcctggctcagactccgccgctcgacttcctcttgcataaggtggagcccggagattgggtacttgttaaaacctggaaggccgaaaagctccagccgcggtgggaaggaccgttcctggttctgttaacaactgaagcagctgttcggacaaaagaaaaagggtgggtccacgcatcaaggataaaggcgcctgttccgcctgaaggagaaagcacttggacatgcgagcaaggggacaagccgttggtggtaaaactgaaaagacagcaataatgaactctacttggactgtattggtggggatattgatcagtttactcctgtatgtgggggagggtgagggaagatgtgacaaatgtcgaacTATAGTAAGACTCGGGATTCGAATCTACACGGGATCATTTGTGTCCCATTCCTATGTGGACGATTGGTGTTATGATGTGAGTGCACGCCATGAATGTCGGGAGGGtggaagaccctattatcaggtgtataataaaggatacggtggcaaaatccgtggatgccctataaatgaccgctgggtgtgtattagcaaaactgggaggtgggacccatcctccgtgttgctcagggagcaggttgacagagtcaaggagaccaagatacagaacactgatcgggggttggggaaagagcaagaccgtcaaggaacggtcgtgctctctaaagtgccatctgtatacgaagaggtagaagaaaagattgaactccctgatgttacacaaaacctgtttattgatctcacctctagaatagccactgttttaaatgttagcaattgctgggtttgtggggggccgcatatgtcggaacaatggccgtggactggtcaaagcttagacatatgggaattgctgcaaaccacttggactcatgtcaacgaaaggaaaagccaggggtggagactgacgaacagccctgagggccagttctgtattgaaggcaaggggaccgtggaggtagggattagtccctgtcagaatgtattggacgcgaccacgcgagtatggtggcctgaggatattacttggtacattgcaaaccgagatcatggaaattgcgttccattacgtactgattcctcctctgacgagctggggactgattactggaattgcagtggtcctggtccttatgagggcgtccccGGGGTGAAGGAGCTGTGGGATaacgttgtgaggcagggagggcctgctccagatggcctattttggatatgcggtaatcaggcatactccaaactgcccatgggatgggctggggtatgcttcctgggtctaatacgacctgtGTTCTTCCTATTACCTAGGAAGGAAGGCGACGATTTGggaattaaactctttgactccctccgtaggtcgccaagggatatccaagtcggtgattggggggatgagtggccaccggcccggattattgcatactacgggccagctacatggtcacaggacggatcatggggataccgtactcctatctatatgttaaatcgaattatcaggctccaagcagtcgtagaggttattacttaccggactgccctggccctggaattgctggctaagcagcagaatcagatgagggctgctatatatcaaaaccgacttgccttggattatctgttggcctcggaggggggcgtgtgcgggaagtttaacctgactaactgctgtctagaaattgacgataatggtaaagcggttttggaaatttccgatgaaattcggaaattggcccatgtgccagtacaatcttggcgtccccttagtggcatcggatggtgggatggtctcctaggtggtagttggtggcgcacggcgttgctggtggttgggggggggggcgtgatgCTTCTCCTCATATTACCCTGCCTAACCCCCTGgattcagtttttaattcagaaaaatatttcccaactccaggcagtggcggttccacaacatgggacgcAGGAActtgagaccataagacataggagtggaagtaaggccattcggcccatcgagtccactccgccattcaatcatggctgatgcgcatttcagctccacttgccagcattctccccgtagcccttaattcctctagacaacaagaacctatcaatctcggccttgaagacatttagcgtcccggcttccactgcactccgtggcaatgaattccacaggcccaccactctctggctgaagaaatgtctccgcatttctgttctgaaatgaccccctctaattctaatgctgtgtccacgggtcctagtctcctcgcctaacagaaacaatttcctagcatccacctttccAAAGccattttgtacgtctctattagatctccccttaatcttctaaactccaacgaatacaatcccagtatcctctgccgttcctcatatgctagacctgtcattccagggatcatccgtgtgaatctccgctggacacgttccagtgccagtatgtccttcctgaggtgtggggaccaaaactggacacagtactccaaatggggcctaaccagagctttataaagtcttagtagtacatctctgcttttatattccaaccctcttgagataagagacaacattgcattcgctttcttaatcacggactcaacctgcatgtttacctttagagaatcctcgactagcactcccagatccctttgtgctttggctttattaattttctcaccatttagaaagtagtccatgcttttattctttttgccaaagtgcaagacctcgcacttgctcacgttaaattccatcagccatttcctggaccactctcccaacctgtctagatccttctgtagcctccccacttcctcagtactacctgcctgtccacctaacttcgtatcatcggcaaactttgctagaatgcccccggttccctcatccaaatcattaatatataatgcgaacagctgtggccccagcaccgaaccctgcgggacaccgctcgtcaccggctgccattctgaaaaagaaccttttatcccaactctctgccttctgttagacagccaatcctcaatccatcccagcagctcacctcgaacaccatgggccctcaccttgctcagcagcctcccgtgtggcaccttatcaaaggccttttgaaagtctagatagaccacatccactgggtttccctcgtctaacctacttgttacctcttcaaaaaattccaacaggtttgtcaggcatgacctccctttagaacaagtcaacatggatttagtaatcagactctgctcttccaagaatttagaaacctcatccttaatgatggattctagaattttaccaacaaccgaggttaagctgattggcctataattttccatcttttgccttgatcctttcttgaacaagggggttactacagccatcttccaatcatccgggacctttcctgactccagtgactcttgaaagatctcaaccaatgccttcgctatttcctcagcaacctctctcagaactctagggtgtatcccatcagggccaggagatttatcaattttaagactttttaacttttctagcactctctctttcgtaatggcaaccatactcaactcagccccgtgacaccctttaatttttgggatattactcatgttttcctctgtgaaaactgatgcaaagtacttgttaagttctcctgctatttccttatctcccatcactaggctccctgcatcagtttgaagtggtctaatgtctacttttgcctgtcgtttgtttcttatgtactgaaagaaacttttactattatttctaatattactggctagcctaccttcatatttgatcctctcatttcttattacactctttgttatcctctgtttgcttttgtatccttcccaatcttctgatttcccactgttcttagccact of the Chiloscyllium punctatum isolate Juve2018m chromosome 36, sChiPun1.3, whole genome shotgun sequence genome contains:
- the LOC140460932 gene encoding endogenous retrovirus group 3 member 1 Env polyprotein-like isoform X1; its protein translation is MRARGQAVGGKTEKTAIMNSTWTVLVGILISLLLYVGEGEGRCDKCRTIVRLGIRIYTGSFVSHSYVDDWCYDVSARHECREGGRPYYQVYNKGYGGKIRGCPINDRWVCISKTGRWDPSSVLLREQVDRVKETKIQNTDRGLGKEQDRQGTVVLSKVPSVYEEVEEKIELPDVTQNLFIDLTSRIATVLNVSNCWVCGGPHMSEQWPWTGQSLDIWELLQTTWTHVNERKSQGWRLTNSPEGQFCIEGKGTVEVGISPCQNVLDATTRVWWPEDITWYIANRDHGNCVPLRTDSSSDELGTDYWNCSGPGPYEGVPGVKELWDNVVRQGGPAPDGLFWICGNQAYSKLPMGWAGVCFLGLIRPVFFLLPRKEGDDLGIKLFDSLRRSPRDIQVGDWGDEWPPARIIAYYGPATWSQDGSWGYRTPIYMLNRIIRLQAVVEVITYRTALALELLAKQQNQMRAAIYQNRLALDYLLASEGGVCGKFNLTNCCLEIDDNGKAVLEISDEIRKLAHVPVQSWRPLSGIGWWDGLLGGSWWRTALLVVGGGGVMLLLILPCLTPWIQFLIQKNISQLQAVAVPQHGTQELETIRHRSGSKAIRPIESTPPFNHG